The Gemmatimonadaceae bacterium DNA segment GCGACGAGCTCATCGATGTGCAGGTGACGAGTGGCACCAATGACATCGTGCTCGCCACAAAGCATGGTCTGTCGTGCCGGTTCAACGAGCAGGATGTCCGGCAGATGGGTCGCGATACCACCGGCGTCAGGGGAATCGACCTGAAGCCCGACGATGCTGTTATCGGAATGGTGGTGGTCAAGCGCGAGGCGACGATCCTTGTCGTCACCGAACGCGGGCTCGGCAAATGCTCGCACATCGATGACTACCGTGTTCAGCGGCGTGGCGGGAAGGGAATCATCACCGTCCACCGCACTGAGCGAACCGGAAACGTTGTCGGTGTGATGGAAGTTCTGCCTGAAGACGAGATCGTGCTCATCACGCGAAACGGAGTGATCATCCGTTCTTCAGTCGCGCAGATCAGGGTTACCGGACGTATCGCGCAGGGGGTGAAGCTCGTCAATCTCGATGATGGCGACATATTGACCGCCGTTGCTCGAGTGGTCCCCGAGGAAGATGACGGGGATTCAGCCGACGACGATTCGGTCGCGATTACCGACGGCGATACCGGTATCGAGTCGGAGACTGAATAGGGTCATTCAACGAGGTATGTAGTTTGGAGTCAAGGGATTCAACGGAAGTGCAGGCGCTGAGGCAGGCTCTCCGCATTGCGGAAGCCGAGCTTTTACGTGAATGCGCCACTCGCGATGCTGCTGCTCGACCTCGACCATTTCAAGCTTGTGAACGACACAGGGCGCGATTGCATTCGCCGAGCGTATCCGGGAGAAGGTGGCGGGGAATCGGTTTCTTGTTTCGGGCGTCTCCGAAATCCGCATCACCGCCAGCATCGGCGTTGCCACTTATCCATCGACGCAGCCCGAGTCTGTGGAAGACCTGTTTCGCGCAGCGGACGCCGCGCTCTATCGCGCAAAGGGAAGCGGGCGTAATCTAGTACGCACCTGAATTCACTCCCGGCGCGCGGGACAGTGCGCGCCAGGACCTGCCCGCACCTGGATGAAAAACCTGCCCATTTCCAAGCTTGCCGCTGCCGGCGCGCGACTTTTTTCCGGATTCGTCGCCGCCATTACGTATTCCGCATGCGTCGAGTCCAGCTCCAAACCGAATCCGGCTGACAGCACCGCGGCGTCTCGAGCGGCACCAGTAGTGACCGCGACCCGCGTGAACCAGGGCACTTACGGAATGGCATCGCGCGTGAAGTGGCTGTTCTCGCCGGACAGCGCATCGGTGCTGGTGATGGTTGATCCGGTAGGTGTAGAGAATGAAGCAGTCGCCAACGGTTTTTTCTTCGGCAGTGAGAGCCGGAATTTTCAGACACGGATGGACGAGGTGTGGGATGTGGCGCCATCCCCGGACTGGCAAACCCTCGCGTTCTCGCGCGCATATATTCTCCTCGGCCGCGAGGCAGACACTATTCCCGCCGCGATGTGGCTCGATCTCTCCCGCAAGACGGGGATCGACACTGCGACGCTGATCAATGGTTCATTCGCGTCGAGCGGAATGTCGATGGCGCGCGCGATCGCGCAGCCGGGCACTATCAGCATACCTGCGGATTCGAGGGCAGCGGGCGCAAACGATGTGGCGGCTCCGCGGCTATACAAGATCGCACGCGGCTGGCGCGTCCGATGGACCCCCGACGGCGCAACCATCGCACTCGGCGGCAATCCAGCAAAGGTACAAGACGATGAGGAGTCGCAATCGTGGGCGGCACTCGATCCGAAAACCGGAGCGTTTCATGGAACTCTCGCCGCCGGTGCGCAAATGGTCGTTCCGCGGTGGACCACCGGCCCGGTGCTCGACATCTCGATCCCGGTGAACATGCAGGCGGCGCCGGCTATCAGCGTGGTGCATGGAGCAAGGAAGTTTGCGATTCGGAGCGAGCGGGGCGTGATCACAGCGCGTGAGACTACGGCGGGTGCGGATTCCACCGCGGCTCCGTTTACCATCGGGTCGGGCAAAGCGCTCGCGGCTACCAAGGGCGGGCGGTACATCGTCGCGCTCGCACCACGCGGGACTGCGGTGGCGAATGAGGTGCCGGTAGAGGCTGTCGTCTACACTGTGGGATGGTGAAACTCACGCTTTTCTCAGTTCCGTTCCCGTTGTTATCTGCCGATGCGGCCCAGCTCCACCATGAGGCACCGGTCCTGAACCACATCGATTCCTTCCCGCGCCAATCGCTCGGCCGCACTGTCGTTGACAATTCCTGACTGAAACCACACCGACTTTGGTCGTTTGGCGATGATGTCGTCGAGGTGTGGCGGAATATCCTGCGGCCGGCGAAAGACGTTGACCATGTCGACGTCACCGGGGATCGCGGACACCGTACGGTAAACCGGAACGCCGAGCATTTCCGTTGCGTCGAGATAGTAAACAGGGACCGGCACGACCTCGTATCCCGCGCGCTGCGCATAGTCGGGTACGAAGAACGCGGGTTTCCCAACACCATCCTTGATGCCCAGCACCGCGATCCTGCGAGTATTCTCGAGAATCTGCCGGATGCCGGCCGATGAATCAATCAGGTGATTTCGCCAATCAGTGCTGTCGCCTGGTGTTGCCTTCGAAATTGTCATGATGCGAGGATATTGCAACGAACGCGCCGACCGCTCCGCACTCCAATTCGAGGCGCGACACAAGAATGTACCGCCACTGGTGGCGGGGTAACCGCTCGTAAGCTTCATCGCTAAGTTTCCGGTCGGTTTTCATGGTGCAAAAACGGAGATTTACCTGATGCGCATGCTGGTTCTCGGGGCTGGCCTTCAAGGCTCTGCCTGCACGTACGACTTGCTGCAGAACGAGGAAGTGTCAAATGTGCGGCTCGCCGATCTGGACACCGGCCACATCGCAGATTTTCTCGGGCCCTACTCCGGAAAGCGGCTCACCCCAACTCCGCTCGACGTTCGCGACAAGGAAGCTGTCGGTGCCCTGATGCGTGAGTCCGACGCCGTAATGAGCGCGATCCCCTACTATTTCAACCTCGATCTCGCGACGCGCGCGGCTGAGGCTGGCGTGCACTTCTGCGACCTCGGCGGCAATACCGATATCGTGTTCAGGCAAAAGGAGCTCGACGCGGTGGCCCGCGAGAAGAACATCACCATCATCCCCGACTGCGGGCTGGCGCCAGGGATGGTGAACATCCTGTCCGAACATGGCATCAGGCAGATGGATACTGTCGACGAAGTAAAGATCTACGTCGGCGGGTTACCACAAAACCCGGAGCCGCCCCTCAACTATCAAATCGTGTATTCGCTCGAGGGCGTGCTGGATTATTACACTACACTTTCGTGGATCATCCGCGCCGGCAAGCGGGAGCAGGTGACTGCCCTGTCGGAGCGTGAGCCGGTGATGTTCGCTGCACCTGTCGGCGAGCTCGAGGCATTTCATACCGCCGGCGGGTTGTCGACGATGGCGTTCCGCTACGAGGGGCAGATCCCGAGCATGGAGTACAAAACACTTCGCTACCCCGGACACGCGGCAATCATGGAAGCGATTCGCGAACTCGGACTCCTCGAGCTGGAACCGATCGACGTGAAGGGCATGAAGGTTTCGCCGCGCGATGTGGCAGTCGCGGCGATGGGCCCGCGACTCACCAAACCGGAGGGTCGTGATCTCGTGGCGCTGCGAGTGACGGTCAAGGGCAAAAAAGACGGGGAGCCGAAGACCGCTGCGTGGGAGCTCGTGGATCGTTACGACGAGGAGCGCGGAATCAGCGCAATGATGCGGACGACGGGCTATTCGCTGTCAATCACCGGACAAATGCAGGCGCGCGGTGAGATCGCGGCACCGGGGGTGCACACGCCGGACGAGTGCATTCCGGCGGAACGTTACATCGCGGAACTGGCGAAGCGGGGAGTGCATATCAAGGAGATCGCGGCCTAGGCAAATGCGTCGACGAGCGGCCACCAAGGATCAGCGAACGAAATTCGCAAGCGTCTGACCCATCGCGTCCATCGACAACCTGGCACTCCCGCGATCGCGGCCGTTATAGATGAACGAAAACGCCATCACCTCGCCATTCATCGCCGTGACATAGCCGCCGAGCGCGATGACATCGTTGGTCGTCCCGGTTTTCGCGTGCAGATTCCCCTGCGCCTGGCCTCCGCGCATCCGCCGGCGCATGAGCTCCGACTCGCCAGCCACCGGCAGGGATGAGTGAAACCACGGACCCCACGGTGCACGGTGGGCGAAGCCGAGCATCTGCGTCATCGCCCGCGGGGTGACGCGGTCGAGTGTGGACAGACCGCTTCCGTCGGCAACCCGAAGATTCATGGTATCGGCGCCGATTTTGGTGGCGAAGATATTTCGCAGCAGCGCCTGACTTGTCGCCGCATTTCCGACGATGTCGCGCTTCGGCCCGCGCGCCGCGTTTCTCAGCAGCAGCTCGGCGTAATGATTGATGCTTTCGCGGTTCATCGCGGCGACGATCCGGTCGAGCGTGGGCGACTGAACGCTGGCCAGCTTCGTCGCACCCTGCGGTGTCTTGCCAAGCTGAATTGCGCCATCGACGGCGACGCCTTTGGCCACGAGGGCGCTACGTAATGCGCCGGTGGTGAAGGGAGCTGGATTCTCGACTACATACACGTATCGGCGGGGGATCGAACCAGACCCGATGGTGCCGGATACAGTAATCTCGCCCGCTCTGTCCCGCCGGATCGACAGGCGCGCGCCACCGCCCTTTACCGTGCGCACGTTGTTCACCAACGGAATGGCGCTCGTCGCGGGCTCGAGTTTCGCGCCCTGGCCCGGAACGACGGTGACCCAGATCAGATTCTCGTTCAGCGAGAGACCCGACACGCGGGCAGCGTAGCCCGATTGCAGATAGCGGCTCAGCCAGCCCTGCGGAATCAGCTCGTTGTCGAACGCCGTTGCATCCCCGATCACGGTGCCGGTCACCCGCTTAATGCCGCGCGCGGCCACCTGATCCGCGAGCAGCTGCATCGGCGCACCCGGGCCGCCGCGGAGATATCTGCCGGACAATGTTGGATCGCCATCGCCCCGCAGATAGAGATTGCCGGTGAGCGTGCCGTCGGTGCCGATGGTTCCGTCGTAAAGCACGTCGGTGCTGAACCGGTACGAAGGCCCCAAACGCTCGAATGCCGCGACGCTGGTGAGCATCTTCATCGTCGATGCGGGGAGAAGCGGGGTGCCGGCGTTATACGCG contains these protein-coding regions:
- a CDS encoding diguanylate cyclase codes for the protein MAFAERIREKVAGNRFLVSGVSEIRITASIGVATYPSTQPESVEDLFRAADAALYRAKGSGRNLVRT
- a CDS encoding CoA-binding protein, with the translated sequence MTISKATPGDSTDWRNHLIDSSAGIRQILENTRRIAVLGIKDGVGKPAFFVPDYAQRAGYEVVPVPVYYLDATEMLGVPVYRTVSAIPGDVDMVNVFRRPQDIPPHLDDIIAKRPKSVWFQSGIVNDSAAERLAREGIDVVQDRCLMVELGRIGR
- a CDS encoding saccharopine dehydrogenase C-terminal domain-containing protein, with product MRMLVLGAGLQGSACTYDLLQNEEVSNVRLADLDTGHIADFLGPYSGKRLTPTPLDVRDKEAVGALMRESDAVMSAIPYYFNLDLATRAAEAGVHFCDLGGNTDIVFRQKELDAVAREKNITIIPDCGLAPGMVNILSEHGIRQMDTVDEVKIYVGGLPQNPEPPLNYQIVYSLEGVLDYYTTLSWIIRAGKREQVTALSEREPVMFAAPVGELEAFHTAGGLSTMAFRYEGQIPSMEYKTLRYPGHAAIMEAIRELGLLELEPIDVKGMKVSPRDVAVAAMGPRLTKPEGRDLVALRVTVKGKKDGEPKTAAWELVDRYDEERGISAMMRTTGYSLSITGQMQARGEIAAPGVHTPDECIPAERYIAELAKRGVHIKEIAA
- the dacB gene encoding D-alanyl-D-alanine carboxypeptidase/D-alanyl-D-alanine-endopeptidase; translated protein: MFLRKLRIIAVILLATIAAMPMDAQTRRQTTKKKTTTSAAARRQAAKKKAVKRPTTRARTASARTRSASSRSRRASSRSKRAAGRGRRAPVVPVVNYTAPRSAASLTADLGAMASRVRAGQFGVMIVSLTRGDTLLAYNAGTPLLPASTMKMLTSVAAFERLGPSYRFSTDVLYDGTIGTDGTLTGNLYLRGDGDPTLSGRYLRGGPGAPMQLLADQVAARGIKRVTGTVIGDATAFDNELIPQGWLSRYLQSGYAARVSGLSLNENLIWVTVVPGQGAKLEPATSAIPLVNNVRTVKGGGARLSIRRDRAGEITVSGTIGSGSIPRRYVYVVENPAPFTTGALRSALVAKGVAVDGAIQLGKTPQGATKLASVQSPTLDRIVAAMNRESINHYAELLLRNAARGPKRDIVGNAATSQALLRNIFATKIGADTMNLRVADGSGLSTLDRVTPRAMTQMLGFAHRAPWGPWFHSSLPVAGESELMRRRMRGGQAQGNLHAKTGTTNDVIALGGYVTAMNGEVMAFSFIYNGRDRGSARLSMDAMGQTLANFVR